A genomic window from Cupriavidus metallidurans CH34 includes:
- a CDS encoding NAD(P)H-dependent oxidoreductase subunit E, with protein sequence MSKDIRTILERYRSDRARLMDILWDVQHLYGHIPDEVLPQLAAELNLSPLDIRETASFYHLFHDKPSGKHRIYLCNSVIAKMNGYQAVHDALERETGVRFGETDPNGMFGLFETPCIGLSDQEPAMLIDKVVFTRLRPGKIADIIAQLKQGRSPAEIANPAGLPSDDIAYVDALVESNVRTKGPVFFRGRTDFKAVLDHCLTLRPEQVIDEIIESKLRGRGGAGFTTGLKWQLCRRALSDTKYVICNADEGEPGTFKDRALLTRSPKEVFIGMAIAAHAIGCRHGIVYLRAEYFYLKDYLERQLQQLRDDGLLGRAIGVRRDFDFDIRIQMGAGAYICGDESALIESCEGKRGTPRVKPPFPVQQGYLGKPTCVNNVETFAAVSRIMEEGADWFSAMGTPDSAGTRLLSVAGDCSKPGIYEVEWGVTLNEVLAMVGAKEARAVQISGPSGECVSVEKDGERRLAYEDLSCNGAFTIFNRNRDLLDIVKDYMQFFVDESCGICVPCRAGNVDLHRKVEWVIAGKACQKDLDDMVSWGALVRKTSRCGLGATSPKPILTTLEKFPEIYQDKLVRHEGPLLPSFDLDTALGGHEKALKELEEAKK encoded by the coding sequence ATGAGCAAAGACATCCGGACAATACTTGAGCGTTACCGCTCAGACAGAGCCCGTCTGATGGACATACTTTGGGATGTTCAGCATCTGTACGGGCACATTCCCGATGAGGTGCTGCCGCAACTAGCGGCCGAGTTGAACCTGTCCCCACTCGACATTCGGGAAACAGCGTCGTTCTACCATCTTTTCCATGACAAACCGTCGGGAAAGCATCGGATTTACCTGTGCAATTCCGTGATTGCCAAGATGAACGGCTATCAGGCGGTGCACGATGCCCTCGAGCGCGAGACTGGAGTCCGTTTCGGCGAAACCGACCCGAATGGAATGTTCGGCCTGTTCGAAACGCCCTGTATCGGACTCAGCGATCAGGAGCCGGCGATGCTGATCGACAAGGTGGTATTCACCCGCCTGAGGCCCGGAAAGATCGCAGACATCATCGCCCAGCTGAAACAGGGGCGGTCCCCGGCCGAGATCGCGAACCCGGCCGGGTTGCCCAGCGACGATATCGCCTATGTCGATGCCCTGGTGGAATCCAATGTGCGCACGAAGGGGCCGGTATTCTTCCGTGGCAGGACGGATTTCAAGGCCGTGCTCGACCACTGCCTGACGCTCAGGCCCGAACAGGTGATCGACGAGATCATCGAATCCAAGCTGCGCGGACGCGGGGGCGCCGGGTTCACGACCGGGCTGAAGTGGCAGCTTTGCCGGCGTGCTTTGAGCGACACGAAGTACGTCATCTGCAATGCCGACGAAGGCGAGCCCGGGACCTTCAAGGACAGGGCCCTGCTGACACGCTCGCCCAAGGAGGTATTCATCGGAATGGCGATCGCCGCCCATGCCATCGGCTGCCGCCATGGCATCGTTTACCTCCGCGCGGAGTACTTTTATCTCAAGGATTATCTGGAACGACAGCTTCAGCAGCTCAGGGATGACGGGTTGCTGGGACGCGCTATTGGCGTCCGGCGGGACTTTGATTTCGATATCCGTATTCAGATGGGGGCCGGCGCTTATATCTGCGGTGACGAGTCGGCCCTCATCGAGTCCTGCGAGGGAAAACGCGGCACGCCACGGGTGAAACCTCCCTTTCCGGTGCAGCAGGGGTATCTGGGAAAACCCACCTGCGTCAACAACGTCGAGACCTTTGCCGCCGTCTCCCGAATCATGGAGGAAGGCGCCGACTGGTTCAGTGCGATGGGAACGCCGGACTCCGCCGGCACCCGACTGCTGAGTGTTGCCGGCGATTGCAGCAAGCCGGGGATCTACGAGGTGGAATGGGGCGTGACGCTCAACGAGGTACTGGCGATGGTCGGAGCGAAGGAGGCGCGGGCCGTTCAGATCAGCGGGCCCTCGGGTGAGTGCGTGTCGGTGGAGAAGGATGGCGAACGCAGGCTCGCGTACGAGGATCTTTCCTGCAATGGTGCGTTCACGATCTTCAACCGGAACCGTGACCTGCTGGACATCGTCAAGGACTACATGCAGTTCTTCGTCGATGAGTCCTGCGGCATTTGCGTGCCGTGCCGGGCCGGCAACGTCGACCTGCACAGGAAGGTCGAATGGGTGATCGCCGGCAAGGCGTGCCAGAAGGATCTGGACGACATGGTCAGTTGGGGAGCGCTGGTGCGCAAGACCAGTCGATGTGGTCTTGGCGCCACCTCTCCCAAACCCATCCTGACGACGCTGGAGAAGTTTCCCGAGATCTATCAGGACAAGCTGGTGAGGCACGAGGGCCCGCTGCTGCCGTCGTTCGACCTCGATACCGCCTTGGGCGGGCATGAGAAGGCGCTGAAGGAACTGGAGGAGGCAAAAAAATGA
- a CDS encoding 2Fe-2S iron-sulfur cluster-binding protein: MSIQITIDGITVTTEEGRTLVDVAAENGVYIPTLCYLKDKPCLGTCRVCSVKVNGNVNAACTVRVSKGLNVEVNSPEMVDMRKALVEFLFAEGNHNCPSCEKSGRCQLQAVGYEVDMMVSRFPYRFPVRVQDQASEKIWLERDRCIFCQRCVEFIRDKATGRKIFSISQRGSESRIEIDVELANAMPPEQVKEAVAICPVGTILEKRVGYDDPIGQRKYEIQSVRARALGLEGVDK; the protein is encoded by the coding sequence ATGAGCATTCAGATCACGATCGACGGCATCACGGTCACGACGGAGGAAGGGCGAACGCTGGTGGACGTCGCCGCAGAAAACGGCGTGTATATCCCGACGCTGTGCTACCTCAAGGACAAGCCCTGTCTTGGCACCTGCCGGGTGTGTTCGGTAAAAGTGAATGGCAACGTGAACGCGGCGTGTACGGTGCGGGTCTCCAAGGGCTTGAATGTCGAGGTCAATAGCCCTGAAATGGTCGATATGCGCAAGGCGCTGGTCGAATTCCTGTTCGCGGAGGGAAACCACAACTGCCCGAGCTGCGAAAAGAGTGGCCGTTGCCAGCTGCAGGCGGTCGGCTACGAGGTGGACATGATGGTCTCGCGCTTCCCGTACCGTTTCCCGGTTCGCGTACAGGACCAGGCTTCGGAGAAGATCTGGCTGGAGCGGGATCGCTGCATCTTCTGCCAGCGCTGTGTCGAGTTCATCCGCGACAAGGCGACCGGCAGGAAGATCTTCAGCATCAGCCAGCGCGGTTCCGAGTCGCGCATCGAAATCGATGTCGAACTCGCGAACGCCATGCCGCCGGAGCAAGTCAAGGAAGCGGTTGCGATCTGCCCGGTTGGCACCATTCTCGAGAAACGGGTCGGCTACGACGACCCCATCGGACAACGCAAGTACGAAATCCAGTCGGTGCGCGCACGCGCGCTGGGCCTGGAAGGAGTGGACAAATGA
- a CDS encoding NADH-quinone oxidoreductase subunit B family protein produces the protein MSTAAKNELASHELPATPMDPALAANREGKIKVSMIGLCGCWGCTLSFLDMDERLLPLLEKITILRSSLTDIKRIPERCAIGFVEGGVANEENIETLEHFRENCDILISVGACAVWGGVPAMRNVVELKDCLAEAYVNSATAVAGAKAVIPFHPDIPRITTKVYPCHEVVKMDYFIPGCPPDGDAIFKVLDDLVNGRPFDLPSSINRYD, from the coding sequence ATGAGCACCGCCGCAAAGAACGAGCTTGCGTCGCACGAGTTGCCTGCGACGCCGATGGATCCGGCGCTGGCCGCAAACCGCGAGGGCAAGATCAAGGTGTCCATGATCGGTCTGTGCGGTTGCTGGGGCTGCACCTTGTCCTTTCTCGACATGGACGAGCGGCTCCTGCCGCTGTTGGAGAAAATCACCATCCTGCGCTCGTCGCTGACCGATATCAAACGAATCCCCGAGCGCTGTGCGATCGGATTCGTCGAAGGCGGCGTTGCGAACGAGGAGAACATCGAAACGCTGGAGCACTTCCGCGAGAACTGCGACATCCTGATCTCGGTCGGGGCGTGCGCGGTGTGGGGCGGTGTGCCCGCGATGCGCAACGTCGTCGAGCTGAAGGACTGCCTGGCGGAGGCCTACGTCAACTCGGCGACCGCCGTGGCGGGCGCCAAGGCCGTCATCCCGTTCCATCCGGATATTCCCAGGATCACCACCAAGGTTTACCCCTGTCATGAGGTGGTCAAGATGGATTATTTCATCCCGGGGTGTCCTCCGGATGGAGACGCCATCTTCAAGGTCCTGGACGATCTGGTCAACGGGCGTCCATTCGATTTGCCGAGCTCGATCAATCGCTACGATTGA
- a CDS encoding Ni/Fe hydrogenase subunit alpha: MSRKLVIDPVTRIEGHGKVTVHLDDDNNVIDAKLHVVEFRGFEKFIQGHPYWEAPMFLQRICGICFVSHHLCGAKALDDMVGVGLKSGIDVTPAAEKMRRLGHYAQMLQSHTTAYFYLIVPEMLFGMDAPPEQRNVLGLIEADPELVKRVVMLRKWGQEVIKVVFGKKMHGINSVPGGVNKNLSIAERDRLLNGEEGLLAMDQVIDFAQDGLRLFYDFHEKHRAQVDSFADVPALNMSLVDADGNVDYYHGKLRIVDDDKNIVRELDYHDYLDHFSEAVEEWSYMKFPYLKDLGREKGSVRVGPLGRMNVTKTLSTPLAQEALERFHAYTKGRANNMTLHTNWARAIEILHAAEVIRELLHDPDLQKDQLVLTPPAGAWTGEGVGVVEAPRGTLLHHYRADERGNITFANLVVATTQNNQVMNRTVRSVAEDYLGGHGEITEGMMNAIEVGIRAYDPCLSCATHALGQMPLVVSVYDAAGGLIDERTR, translated from the coding sequence ATGAGCAGAAAACTGGTTATCGATCCCGTGACCCGTATCGAGGGTCACGGCAAGGTCACGGTGCACCTGGATGACGACAATAACGTCATCGACGCCAAGCTGCACGTCGTGGAATTCCGGGGTTTCGAAAAGTTCATCCAGGGCCATCCCTACTGGGAGGCGCCGATGTTTCTGCAGCGTATCTGCGGCATCTGCTTTGTCAGCCACCACCTGTGCGGGGCCAAGGCGCTGGACGACATGGTCGGTGTCGGCCTGAAATCCGGCATCGATGTCACACCGGCCGCGGAGAAAATGCGCCGCCTCGGCCACTACGCGCAGATGCTCCAATCCCATACGACGGCCTATTTCTATCTGATCGTGCCGGAGATGCTGTTCGGGATGGACGCGCCGCCTGAGCAGCGCAACGTGCTCGGCCTGATTGAGGCCGATCCCGAGCTGGTGAAAAGAGTCGTGATGCTGCGCAAATGGGGCCAGGAAGTCATCAAGGTGGTGTTCGGCAAAAAAATGCACGGCATCAACTCGGTGCCCGGTGGCGTCAACAAGAATCTGAGCATTGCCGAGCGCGACCGTTTGCTGAACGGGGAAGAAGGCCTTCTGGCGATGGATCAGGTCATCGACTTCGCACAGGATGGACTGCGCCTGTTCTACGACTTCCATGAAAAGCACCGGGCGCAGGTGGACAGTTTCGCCGACGTACCCGCACTCAACATGTCCCTGGTCGATGCCGACGGCAATGTGGACTACTACCACGGCAAGCTGCGTATCGTCGACGACGACAAGAACATCGTCCGCGAACTCGATTATCACGACTACCTGGATCACTTCAGCGAAGCGGTCGAGGAGTGGAGCTACATGAAGTTCCCTTACCTCAAAGACCTGGGAAGGGAAAAGGGTTCGGTGCGCGTCGGGCCGCTGGGCCGCATGAACGTGACGAAGACGCTCTCGACGCCGCTCGCCCAGGAGGCGCTGGAACGCTTCCATGCCTACACGAAGGGGCGGGCGAACAACATGACCCTGCACACCAACTGGGCACGGGCCATAGAAATCCTCCACGCCGCGGAGGTCATCAGGGAATTGCTGCACGACCCGGACCTGCAGAAGGATCAGCTGGTGTTGACGCCGCCCGCCGGCGCGTGGACCGGCGAAGGGGTCGGTGTGGTCGAAGCGCCACGTGGAACCTTGCTCCACCATTACCGTGCCGACGAGCGCGGCAATATCACCTTCGCCAACCTGGTCGTCGCCACCACTCAAAACAACCAGGTCATGAATCGCACGGTGCGCAGCGTCGCCGAGGACTACCTGGGCGGGCACGGCGAGATTACCGAGGGCATGATGAACGCCATCGAGGTGGGCATACGCGCATACGATCCTTGCCTGAGCTGCGCCACCCACGCCCTGGGGCAGATGCCGCTGGTGGTTTCGGTCTATGACGCGGCGGGGGGGCTGATCGATGAACGCACCCGCTGA
- a CDS encoding hydrogenase maturation protease — protein MNAPAEFPLVTLEDFDDPSSLIYGIGNVGRQDDGLGWALIDWLEAESLCPKAEIQRHYQLHLEDADLISRKRRVLFIDATKDASVESFTLERAEPKMDFSFTSHAISIPSIMATCQQCFQRLPEVYVLAIRGYEWELKMGLTQRARQNLDDATAYLAMRRSVESREFS, from the coding sequence ATGAACGCACCCGCTGAGTTTCCCCTCGTGACCCTTGAGGATTTCGACGATCCGTCGAGCCTGATTTATGGCATCGGCAACGTCGGTCGGCAGGACGACGGACTGGGCTGGGCCTTGATCGACTGGCTGGAAGCGGAGTCGCTGTGCCCGAAAGCGGAAATCCAGAGGCACTATCAACTGCATCTCGAGGATGCCGACCTCATCAGCCGCAAGAGGCGGGTGTTGTTTATCGATGCCACGAAGGACGCCTCGGTGGAATCATTCACGTTGGAGCGCGCAGAACCGAAAATGGACTTCAGCTTTACCTCGCACGCGATCTCGATTCCATCGATCATGGCGACCTGTCAACAGTGTTTTCAGCGCTTGCCCGAAGTGTATGTGCTCGCGATCAGGGGGTATGAATGGGAACTCAAAATGGGGTTGACCCAGAGGGCAAGGCAAAACCTGGACGATGCGACCGCTTATCTCGCGATGCGGCGGAGTGTCGAGTCTCGTGAATTTAGTTAG
- a CDS encoding Crp/Fnr family transcriptional regulator: MKELEIDRIATMIYEAPLGEYIGRDGAGILAEHAVSECRLKDGEFLYRQGESASSFYIVTEGRLALVKARSAVGKERIVHVYEEGDLVGELSFVDQTPYTLSVRALGEASLLCFNADGIEPLITEQPLLIYNFMRAIIKRVHHVVATVGEHEMELQQYISTGGKGRS, encoded by the coding sequence ATGAAAGAACTGGAAATCGACAGGATCGCCACGATGATCTATGAAGCCCCATTGGGCGAGTATATCGGCCGAGATGGCGCCGGCATCCTTGCAGAACATGCCGTCAGTGAGTGCCGCCTCAAGGATGGTGAGTTTCTCTACCGACAAGGAGAGAGCGCGAGCAGCTTCTATATCGTGACCGAAGGGCGTTTGGCCCTTGTCAAGGCGCGAAGCGCCGTGGGCAAGGAGCGCATCGTGCACGTGTACGAAGAGGGCGATCTGGTCGGTGAGTTGAGCTTTGTCGACCAAACCCCGTATACGTTATCGGTTCGCGCGCTGGGCGAAGCATCTCTTCTCTGCTTCAACGCGGACGGCATCGAGCCGCTGATCACGGAACAGCCGTTGCTCATCTACAATTTCATGCGCGCCATCATCAAGCGCGTCCACCACGTGGTTGCCACCGTCGGAGAGCACGAGATGGAGTTGCAACAGTACATCTCGACGGGGGGCAAGGGACGGAGTTAA
- a CDS encoding Rossmann-fold NAD(P)-binding domain-containing protein, with translation MKTMPLTIGVPTETVHGERRLCVVPDVVKRYLGLGAQLLIQSGAGQPAHLRDEMFGDVRFAAKSEEVYSTADVVLCVQPPSVELIATMKPGSVLLGMLQPWSDATRAQQLMDKQITSFALELLPRITRSQSMDALSSQAAVAGYECALIAADHCPKFFPMLTYAAGTIRPAKVLVIGAGVAGLQAIATARRIGAMVEAYDVRAETREQIESLGAKFVDTGVSAEGTGGYARELTDEEKAKQAERLAKGGFKSKCNKNSMH, from the coding sequence ATGAAAACCATGCCTTTGACAATTGGAGTGCCGACTGAAACTGTGCATGGCGAGCGTCGCCTGTGTGTCGTGCCGGACGTGGTCAAAAGATATCTCGGGCTCGGCGCGCAACTGCTGATACAGTCCGGTGCCGGCCAGCCCGCGCATCTGCGCGACGAGATGTTCGGGGACGTTCGCTTTGCCGCAAAGTCGGAAGAAGTGTATTCAACCGCAGATGTCGTACTGTGCGTGCAACCGCCGTCGGTAGAACTGATCGCAACGATGAAGCCGGGCAGCGTGCTGCTCGGCATGCTGCAGCCGTGGTCGGATGCGACACGCGCGCAGCAGCTGATGGACAAGCAGATCACTTCGTTTGCGCTGGAGCTGCTGCCGCGGATCACCCGCTCGCAGAGCATGGACGCGCTGTCGAGCCAGGCCGCGGTTGCGGGCTACGAGTGCGCGCTGATCGCGGCCGATCACTGCCCAAAGTTTTTCCCTATGCTGACCTACGCCGCGGGCACGATCCGTCCGGCGAAGGTGCTCGTGATCGGGGCGGGCGTCGCGGGGCTGCAGGCGATCGCCACGGCGCGGCGGATCGGCGCGATGGTGGAAGCCTATGACGTGCGTGCCGAGACGCGCGAGCAGATCGAGTCGCTCGGCGCGAAATTCGTCGACACCGGCGTGTCGGCAGAGGGCACGGGCGGCTACGCGCGCGAGCTCACGGACGAGGAAAAGGCGAAGCAGGCGGAGCGCCTCGCGAAGGGCGGTTTCAAGTCCAAGTGCAACAAAAACTCAATGCACTAA
- a CDS encoding IS30-like element IS1088 family transposase, producing MTKKNYQQLSETERHAIALGLQQKQSLSAIARALGRDKSTISRECNRNAGGKGYASKFAQQRSDNRKRQARPSPKLHRQGPLFPLVCDYLRHKWSPQQIANELQRLHPQDRRLQASHESIYTCIYAQPRGELKKELVSCLRMAHAKRWPRSRGKDRRKETQDLLSIHVRAPEIEDRQLPGHWEGDLIKGKANASAIGTLVERTTRLVVLVKLPHPNPATAAHVLQAFSDKLKTIAQPMRQTLTYDRGSEMAEHRQLSENTGMKVYFCDPYSPWQRGSNENTNGLLRQYFPKGTDLSGYSQEQLDAVADELNGRPRMTLGWRKPIEVYAEHLARLAQQPDLVH from the coding sequence ATGACCAAGAAAAATTACCAGCAGTTGAGTGAGACCGAACGCCATGCGATAGCCCTGGGGCTGCAGCAAAAGCAAAGCCTCAGCGCCATAGCCAGGGCCCTGGGGCGTGACAAGAGCACTATCAGCCGCGAGTGCAATCGCAATGCAGGCGGCAAGGGCTACGCCTCCAAGTTCGCCCAGCAGCGCAGTGACAATCGCAAACGCCAAGCCCGTCCCAGCCCCAAGCTGCACCGCCAAGGGCCCTTGTTCCCGCTGGTTTGCGACTACCTGCGCCACAAGTGGTCGCCCCAGCAAATCGCCAACGAACTCCAGCGTCTTCACCCACAGGATCGCCGCTTGCAAGCCTCACACGAAAGCATCTACACCTGCATCTACGCCCAGCCCCGGGGAGAGCTCAAGAAGGAGCTGGTGTCCTGCCTGCGCATGGCCCACGCCAAACGTTGGCCCCGCTCCAGGGGAAAGGATCGCCGCAAGGAGACGCAAGACTTGCTGAGCATCCATGTGCGAGCACCCGAGATCGAGGATCGCCAGTTGCCCGGCCACTGGGAGGGTGATCTGATCAAAGGCAAGGCTAACGCCAGTGCGATTGGCACGCTGGTCGAGCGCACCACCCGTCTGGTGGTGCTGGTCAAGCTGCCACACCCCAACCCCGCCACAGCGGCGCATGTACTGCAAGCCTTCAGCGACAAGCTCAAGACAATAGCCCAGCCGATGCGCCAGACCCTGACCTACGACCGGGGCAGCGAGATGGCCGAGCACCGCCAGCTCAGCGAGAACACAGGCATGAAGGTGTACTTCTGCGACCCCTACAGTCCCTGGCAAAGGGGGAGCAACGAGAACACCAATGGGCTCTTGCGCCAGTACTTCCCCAAGGGGACTGATCTGAGTGGCTACAGCCAGGAGCAGTTGGACGCTGTGGCCGATGAGCTCAATGGACGGCCCAGGATGACTCTGGGGTGGCGCAAGCCCATCGAGGTCTATGCCGAGCATTTGGCGCGGCTGGCCCAGCAGCCGGATTTAGTGCATTGA
- a CDS encoding Rossmann-fold NAD(P)-binding domain-containing protein → MLHFGIEAAKAVAQCDALITTAAVPGKRAPRIITADMIARMKPGAVVVDMAAESGGNVEGTVAGKKTWINDVLVIGPAHIASRMPVHASEMYARNLFNFLSPFIKEGTLALDWEDEVIAGTCLTHAGVLKHVGVRKALGLMAEMEVA, encoded by the coding sequence GTGTTGCACTTCGGAATTGAGGCCGCCAAGGCCGTTGCGCAGTGCGACGCGTTGATCACGACCGCCGCCGTCCCCGGTAAGCGCGCCCCGCGCATCATCACCGCCGACATGATCGCGCGGATGAAGCCGGGTGCGGTCGTCGTCGATATGGCGGCCGAATCCGGCGGCAATGTCGAGGGCACGGTTGCGGGCAAGAAGACCTGGATCAACGACGTCCTCGTCATCGGCCCGGCCCACATCGCCAGCCGCATGCCCGTGCACGCGTCCGAGATGTACGCCAGGAACCTCTTCAACTTCCTCTCGCCATTCATCAAGGAGGGCACACTCGCGCTCGACTGGGAAGACGAAGTGATCGCCGGTACCTGCCTCACCCACGCGGGGGTGCTCAAACACGTGGGCGTGCGGAAGGCGCTGGGACTCATGGCCGAAATGGAGGTGGCTTGA
- a CDS encoding NAD(P) transhydrogenase subunit alpha part 2 — translation MEGIAALYIFMLAAFTGYEVIARVPVILHTPLMSGSNFVHGVVLVGAMVVLGDADPADSVQLAIGFVAVFLGAANAAGGYVVTERMLAMFKPGANKAGGAQ, via the coding sequence ATGGAAGGCATTGCCGCGTTGTATATCTTCATGCTGGCCGCGTTCACCGGTTACGAGGTGATCGCGCGCGTGCCGGTGATCCTGCATACCCCGCTGATGTCGGGCTCGAACTTCGTGCACGGCGTCGTGCTCGTCGGTGCGATGGTGGTGCTCGGCGACGCCGATCCGGCCGATTCGGTGCAACTCGCGATCGGCTTCGTCGCAGTGTTCCTCGGCGCGGCGAACGCTGCCGGCGGTTACGTCGTGACCGAGCGCATGCTCGCGATGTTCAAGCCGGGCGCCAACAAGGCGGGAGGTGCGCAATGA
- a CDS encoding NAD(P)(+) transhydrogenase (Re/Si-specific) subunit beta, with translation MSDVIQLAYFAVAVVFILGLKAMSSPVSARKGIVWAGYAMVAATLITLLKPGMENYGLMITAIVLGGAVAWWSGKVVKMTDMPQMVAIYNGMGSGAAAAIAALEFARGSMHGGFAATLAVLGALIGSVAFSGSCIAFAKLQGIMTKAWRLPAQNVVNVALAGIALVLGGAIIFGSTPASEMVIAFFVVALALGAILTSPIGGADMPVVISLLNAFTGLAVGFEGYVLGNPALIVAGIVVGASGTLLTQLMAKAMNRPIKNIIFTPITGAAAGGGEAIGGSMKELSALDGASVMRYASKVIIVPGYGMAVAGAQHKVWEMAQLLEEGGVEVVFAIHPVAGRMPGHMNVLLAEAGVPYDKIFDLEEINADFPQADVALVIGANDVVNPVARTDKSSPIYGMPILNVDMAQNVIVVKRGQGAGYSGIENALFFKDNCRMLYGSAQQIIGEVITHVKALEV, from the coding sequence ATGAGCGACGTCATCCAGTTGGCGTACTTCGCAGTGGCCGTGGTCTTCATTCTCGGCCTGAAGGCGATGAGCTCGCCGGTCTCCGCCCGCAAGGGCATCGTGTGGGCCGGCTACGCGATGGTCGCGGCCACCCTTATCACACTGCTTAAACCGGGCATGGAAAATTACGGCCTGATGATCACCGCCATTGTGCTCGGCGGTGCCGTCGCGTGGTGGTCCGGCAAGGTCGTCAAGATGACTGACATGCCGCAGATGGTCGCGATCTACAACGGCATGGGCAGCGGCGCGGCAGCGGCGATCGCAGCGCTCGAGTTCGCGCGCGGCAGCATGCATGGCGGCTTCGCTGCGACGCTTGCGGTGCTTGGTGCGCTGATCGGCTCGGTGGCGTTCTCGGGGTCATGCATCGCCTTCGCAAAGCTGCAGGGCATCATGACCAAGGCGTGGCGGCTGCCGGCGCAGAACGTGGTGAATGTTGCGCTCGCCGGGATTGCCCTGGTGCTCGGCGGCGCGATCATCTTTGGCAGCACTCCGGCGTCAGAAATGGTGATCGCATTTTTCGTGGTTGCGCTTGCCCTCGGCGCAATCCTCACCAGCCCGATCGGCGGCGCCGACATGCCGGTTGTGATTTCGCTCCTGAACGCATTCACAGGCCTCGCGGTCGGTTTCGAGGGTTACGTGCTCGGCAACCCGGCGCTGATCGTCGCGGGCATCGTCGTCGGTGCGTCCGGTACGCTGCTGACGCAGTTGATGGCGAAGGCGATGAACCGCCCGATCAAGAACATCATCTTCACGCCGATCACCGGCGCGGCGGCGGGTGGTGGCGAGGCGATCGGGGGCTCGATGAAGGAGCTCTCCGCACTGGACGGCGCTTCGGTGATGCGCTACGCGTCCAAGGTCATCATCGTGCCGGGCTACGGCATGGCGGTCGCCGGTGCGCAGCACAAGGTGTGGGAGATGGCGCAGTTGCTGGAAGAAGGTGGCGTCGAGGTCGTGTTCGCGATCCATCCGGTCGCGGGCCGCATGCCGGGTCACATGAACGTGCTGCTCGCGGAGGCCGGCGTGCCCTACGACAAGATCTTCGACCTCGAGGAGATCAACGCCGACTTCCCGCAGGCGGATGTGGCGCTCGTGATCGGCGCGAATGACGTCGTGAACCCGGTCGCGCGCACCGACAAGTCGAGCCCGATCTACGGCATGCCGATCCTCAACGTCGACATGGCGCAGAACGTCATCGTCGTGAAACGCGGGCAGGGCGCGGGCTACTCGGGCATCGAGAATGCGCTGTTCTTCAAGGACAACTGCCGCATGCTGTACGGCAGTGCGCAGCAGATCATCGGCGAAGTCATCACCCATGTGAAGGCGCTGGAGGTCTAA
- a CDS encoding HoxN/HupN/NixA family nickel/cobalt transporter: MEALPNDWVALAALVFMLGVKHGFDADHLATIDGLTRFNLRHGAPVARACGILFSLGHGTVVIAIALAVSTLARRWQVPGWLEASGAWISIGFLVALGVINLRAVLTTRHDEVVQPVGLKGRWLGRLQHASHPLAVAAVGALFALSFDTVSQAALFAAAGAQYGGWGHALALGLLFTLGMLVMDGINGLWISRLIRRTDQMALVASRVMSLAVSGTSLLVAAFGVMRQLLPAVDAWSDGKELAFGLSVVCVIAGSFFLALRLTRVPAVAAARPMRFVE, translated from the coding sequence ATGGAAGCACTGCCGAACGATTGGGTGGCCCTGGCCGCGCTGGTCTTCATGCTGGGCGTCAAGCACGGCTTCGATGCCGATCATCTCGCCACCATCGATGGCCTGACCCGTTTCAACCTGCGCCATGGCGCCCCCGTCGCCCGTGCCTGCGGCATCCTGTTCTCGCTGGGGCACGGCACGGTGGTCATCGCCATCGCCCTGGCCGTCAGCACCCTGGCCCGCCGCTGGCAGGTGCCCGGCTGGCTGGAGGCCAGCGGTGCCTGGATTTCCATCGGCTTCCTCGTCGCGCTCGGCGTCATCAACCTGCGCGCCGTGCTCACCACGCGGCACGACGAGGTGGTGCAGCCCGTGGGTCTGAAGGGCCGCTGGCTCGGTCGGCTGCAGCATGCCTCCCATCCCCTGGCCGTCGCCGCCGTCGGCGCGCTGTTCGCCCTGTCCTTCGACACCGTCAGCCAGGCCGCCCTGTTCGCCGCCGCCGGCGCGCAGTATGGCGGATGGGGCCACGCCCTGGCGCTCGGGCTGCTGTTCACCCTCGGCATGCTGGTGATGGATGGCATCAACGGGCTGTGGATCTCCCGCCTCATCCGCCGCACCGACCAGATGGCCCTCGTCGCCTCCCGCGTCATGAGCCTGGCGGTGTCAGGCACCAGCCTGCTGGTGGCGGCCTTCGGCGTCATGAGGCAACTGCTGCCCGCCGTGGACGCCTGGAGCGACGGCAAGGAGCTGGCCTTCGGGCTGTCCGTGGTGTGCGTCATCGCTGGTAGCTTTTTTCTTGCGCTGCGCCTGACCCGGGTGCCGGCGGTGGCAGCGGCGCGGCCCATGCGGTTCGTCGAATAG